One Nocardioides dongkuii genomic window, CGGGTCGACGGCGCCTCGATGCTCCGCACCTTCTGGACCGTCGCCGTCCCGGCGGCCCGGCCGGCGATGGCGATCCTGTTCCTGTTCACCTTCATGACGGTCTGGACCGAGTACATGTGGCCGCTCGTCGCGCTCAAGGACAACCAGACCCTCCAGGTCGCCCTGGACGAGCTGGCGATCAGCGGCCAGGGCCAGACCACCGACTACGCACTCGTCCTCTGCGGCACCGGGCTCGCCACGATCCCGCTGCTCGTCCTGTTCATCGTCAGCGGCCGCCAGCTGGTCGCCGGCATCATGCAAGGAGCCGTGAAGGGATGATCTTCTCCCCCACCACGACCACGCCGGCCACCCCCGGGCCGCTGGTCTTCCCCCCCGACTTCCTCTGGGGCGCGGCGACCGCGGCGTACCAGGTCGAGGGCGCCACCGCCGAGGACGGCCGGACGCCGTCGATCTGGGACACCTTCGCCCGGGTCCCGGGCGCGGTGCTCGGCGGCGACACCGGCGACGTGGCCTGCGACCACTACCACCGGGTCCCCGAGGACGTCGCGCTGATGCGCTCGCTGCACCTCGGCGCGTACCGCTTCTCCACCGCGTGGCCGCGGGTCCGTCCCGACGGCGGCGCGCCCAACCAGGCCGGCATCGACTTCTACGCCCGCCTGGTCGACGAGCTGCTCGACCAGGGCGTCACGCCGTGGATCACGCTCTACCACTGGGACCTGCCGCAGGCGCTCGAGGAGGCCGGCGGCTGGACCCACCGCGACACCGCCTACCGCTTCGCCGACTACGCGCTGACCCTGCACGACGCCCTGGGCGACCGGGTGCCGTACTGGACCACGATGAACGAGCCGTGGTGCTCGGCGTTCCTCGGCTACACCGGCGGGCAGCACGCGCCGGGCCGCCAGGAGGGCGTCGCCGGCGTCGTCGCCGCCCACCACCTGATGCTCGGCCACGGGCTGGTCGTCAACGAGCTCCGCCGCCGGGAGACGACGGCGCAGCTCGGCATCACGCTCAACCTCACCGTGGCGGACCCGTTCGACCCCGCCGAGCCCGCCGACCTCGACGCGGCCCGCCGCATCGACGGCTTCTGGAACCGGGTCTTCCTCGACCCGATCCTCCGGGGCCGGTACGCCGACGACCTCGCCGGCGACACCGGGGGGATGACCTTCCAGGGCAAGCAGTGGCAGGACTTCGTCCACGACGGCGACCTTGCGCTGATCAGCACGCCGCTCGACGTCCTGGGCGTGAACTACTACCACGGCGACGCCGCGTGCGGCCGCCCCGTCGAGGACGGGTCGCAGCTGCTCGGGTCGCGCATCGAGCACGCGCCGCGGCCGGTCGGCACGCCGTTCCCGGGCTGCGAGGACGTCAGCTTCCCCCGGCGCGGGCTGCCGGTCACCGGGATGGACTGGGAGGTCCAGCCCGAGGGGCTGACCCGCCTGCTGTTGCGGCTCCGCGACGAGTACACCGCCCCGCCGCTCGTCATCACCGAGAACGGCGCGGCGTACGACGACGAGGTCGGCCCCGACGGGGCCGTCGACGACGCCGACCGGCTGGGCTTCATCGACGCGCACCTGCGGGCCACGCACGCCGCGATCGCGCAGGGCGTCGACGTGCGCGGGTACTTCGCCTGGTCGCTGCTCGACAACTACGAGTGGGCCTACGGCTACCGGCAGCGGTTCGGCATCGTGCACGTCGACTACGACACCCAGGTCCGGACGCCGAAGGCCAGCGCCCGCTACTACGCCGAGGCCGCCCGCACCGGACAGCTGCCCGAGGGCACCCCGTGAGGTCGGTAGCGTGGCCCGCGTGAGCACCCGCAGCGGCCTCGGACCCGGGGGCTCGCCGACGCTCGACGAGGTCGCCCGCCTGGCCGGGGTCTCGCGGGCCACCGCGTCGCGGGCGATCAACGGCGGCAACCGGGTCAGCCCGGCCGCGCTGGCCGCGGTCGACGCCGCCGTCCGGACGCTGGGCTACACCCCCAACCCGGCCGCGCGCAGCCTGGTGACCCGGCGTACCGACTCGGTCGCGCTGGTCGTGCCCGAGCCCGACGAGCGGGTCTTCTCCGACCCGTTCTTCGCCCACACGCTGCGCGGCGCCACCCGGGTGCTCTCCGAGCGCGACCTGCAGCTGGTGCTGCTGCTCGCGCGGCCCGGCGAGGAGGAGCAGCGGATGCTCCGCTACCTGCGCAACCGGCACATCGACGGCGCGCTGGTGGTCTCCCACCACCGCAGCGACAGCCTCGCCGACCACCTCGCGGCGCTCGACCTGCCGTGCGCGTTCGTCGGCCGGCCGTGGACCAGCGCCGACAAGGTCGCCTACGTCGACGCCGACAACGTCGCCGGCGGTCGCGAGGCGACCGAGTTCCTGGTCGAGCGCGGGTGCCGGCGGATCGGCACGGTCGCCGGCCCGGCCGACATGACCGCGGGCGTCGACCGCCTCGACGGGTGGTACTCCGCGATGCGCCAGGCCGGCCTGGCCACCGACGCCGTCGAGCACGGCGACTTCACCGAGGCCGGCGGCGAGCGCGCGGCCGCCACCCTGCTCGGGCGGCACCCCGACCTCGACGGCCTCGTCGTCGCCTCCGACCTGATGGCTGCCGGCGCGCTCAAGGTGCTCGCCGCGACCGGGCGGAAGGTCCCCGACGACGTCGCGGTGATCGGGTACGACGACCTCGGCGTCCCCGAGCGCACCGACCCGCCGCTCACCACGATCCGCAACCCGATCCGCGAGATGGCCGAGCAGGCGACCCGGCTGCTGCTCGAGCAGGTCGACGGCGAGCGGTCGGCCTCGGCGATGCGGGTGATCTTCCCGCCGTCCCTGGTCCGGCGGGCGAGCGCCTGAGAAGAAGTAGAACCTGTTCCACTTTGCCGCACGGTGCCCTACGTTCGGCCCATGCTCCTCGACGTCCAGCTCGACGCCCGCCCCGACCAGGCCGCCGACCGCGCCCGCGCGCTGGTGGCGGCGGGGGTGGACGGGCTGTTCACCTTCGAGGGGCCGCACGACGTCTTCCTGCCCCTGGCCGCGGCCGCCGGGGTGGTCGAGACCGACCTGATGACCAACGTGGCGATCGCGATGCCGCGCTCGCCGATGCACCTCGCGCACACCGCCTGGGACCTGCAGCTGATGTCCGGCGGCAGGTTCCGCCTCGGCCTGGGCTCGCAGATCAGGCCGCACGTCGAGAAGCGGTACGGCGCGACCTGGTCGCCGCCGGCCGCGCGGATGCGCGAGATCGTGCTGGCGGTGAAGGCGATCCTCGGCTCCTGGCAGGACGGCACCCGGCTGGACTTCCGCGGCGAGCACACCCGGCACACGCTGATGCCGCCGACGTTCGTCCCGGGACCGAACCCCTACGGCCCGCCGCCGGTGCTGCTCGGCGCGCTCGGCCCGGTGATGACCCGCACCGCCGCCGAGGTCGCCGACGGGCTGCTGGTGATGCCGTTCCACAGCGCGAGGCACCTCGCCGAGCGCACGCTACCCGCGATCGCGGAGGGCCTGGAGCGCAGCGGGCGCACGTCGTTCGACGTCTTCCCGCAGGCGATCCTGGCGATGGGCCGCACCGAGGCGGAGCTGGCCGCGGCCACCACCGGCGTGCGCGGGCTGCTCGCGTTCTACGGCTCCACCCCGGCGTACCGCGCGGTGCTGGACGTCGAGGGCTGGGGCGACCTCCAGCCGGAGCTCAACGCCCTGTCCAAGCAGGGCGACGTCGTCGCGATGATGGACCTGGTCACCGACGAGATGGTCGCGACGATCGGGGTCCGTGGCACCCCCGAGGAGTGCGCGGCCGAGCTGGGCCGGCGGTTCGGCGCGATCGCCGAGCGGGTCTGCTGCTACTTCCCCGGGTACGACGCGCCGCTGGCGCAGGTCGGCGAGCTCGCGGCGGCGCTGCGGGCGCTCGGCTGAGCACTGGGCTGAGCACGTGCGAGGGCCCGGTGCCCGACGGGTGACCGCCGGGCACCGGGCCCTCGTTGTTGCTGGTGCTGCTAGGTGAGGCTCGGGATCAGGATCCCGTGACCACCGCGAGTCCCTCGATGCGGACGGTGCGGCCGTTGGCGGTCACGATCGCGACCCGGCCCGACAGCGCCTCGTCGAACGCGGGCAGCTCGATGACCTTCTTGCCGGCCTTCTTGCCCTTCAGCGAGACGGCGCCGATCCGGTCACCGTTGACCAGCACGAACACCCGGCCGGCCTTCCGCGAGGTGCCCACGACCAGCGCGAGCCGCTCGGCGTCGCTGACCTTCGTGGTCAGGCGAGCACCCTTCTTCGCCACCGTGGAGAACGTGCCGCGGTAGGCGTCGCCGGCCGTCTTGTTCTTCCACGGCCCGCGATCCTGCAGCTGCCGGTCGTTCAGCGGGACCGTGAAGGTCCGGGTGACCGGCGTGGCGTCCGTGGCGCCCTCGGCGGTGGCCGCCGCGGTGAACACGTGGGTCCCGGCGGCGAGGCCGCGCAGCGTGCCGCACTTCCGGGCCTCCCCGTCGAGGGTGCACGTGAAGCTCGCCCCGTCCACCGAGGAGGACAGCCCGAAGGACGTCTTCCGCGAGAGCAGGATGCTGTCGTCGGCCGGACCGGAGGTGATGGTCGTCTCCGGCGCCTCGACGGCCTTGGCCACGATCTGGAAGTCGGCGTTGTTGACGTCGAAGAAGACGTTGCCGACGGCCTCGACCTTGATCCGGGCCTTCTCGGTGCCGATGTTCGGCCAGGTGACCGGCTCGGTGCCGTCGTTCGGGGTGCTCTCGTTCAGCACGACCGGGAACGTCGCGCCGCCATCGGTGGAGAGCGAGATCTTCACGTTCTCGGCCAGCGTGGGCTTGTTGGTGCCCGCGACCGCCCAGGTGATGGCCTCGGTACGGCCGGCGATCGCTGCTGCCGCGGCGTTCTTGGAGTTGACCAGGAACGGGCCCGCGGTCTTGTCGACGAGCACCTTGGTGTTGGCGAACGAGTAGCCGCCGCCCTGCGGGTCCATGTCACGCGCGGTGAACCGGAAGTTCAGCGCGACCGGGTCGCTGTTGCCGGCCTGGGTGCTGCCGACGTAGTCGGCGGTCGGCAGCCACTCCGAGAAGCAGTCCACGATCGGGATCGGCACGTTGCTCGCGCCACCGGAGGCCGGGGCCGCCGGAGCAGCCGGGCACACGCCGGACGCGGCGTTGGTGTTGTTCTCGAGGATCTGCTTCATGTCCGGGAAGGTCCGGGTCGGGTTCCCGTCGGCGATGTTCAACCCGGGGCTGTCGAGCAGCAGCGTGCCGGCCGGGGTGACGTTGGCGAAGGTGCCGAAGACCCGGAACAGCGGGCCGTTGGTCTTCGTCTGGCTGACCAGCGAGGTGCCGGTGCCGGCGCCCCGGTCGGACTGCTCCCACAGGTAGATCATCGAGTCGTTGTCCGCGTCGGTCGCAGACCCGGTGAGCTGGAAGGGGGTACGCAGCGGGATGCTGGCCGTCGCCGGCGCCGAGGCGACCGGCGTGCGGTTGGCGATGGTCTCCACGGTGCGGCCGCCGTTGGTGCGCATGGCGCCCTTGGTGGTCTCGCTGACGATCGCCGTGACGCCCTCGCTGGGGGTGACCCCGACGGCCGGCAGGTCGGTGCCGGCGAGCGTGTTGGTGGTGCCGCTGAACGTCAGCTGGAAGCCGGCGTCCGAGAGGGTGCCGCTGCCG contains:
- a CDS encoding LacI family DNA-binding transcriptional regulator — protein: MSTRSGLGPGGSPTLDEVARLAGVSRATASRAINGGNRVSPAALAAVDAAVRTLGYTPNPAARSLVTRRTDSVALVVPEPDERVFSDPFFAHTLRGATRVLSERDLQLVLLLARPGEEEQRMLRYLRNRHIDGALVVSHHRSDSLADHLAALDLPCAFVGRPWTSADKVAYVDADNVAGGREATEFLVERGCRRIGTVAGPADMTAGVDRLDGWYSAMRQAGLATDAVEHGDFTEAGGERAAATLLGRHPDLDGLVVASDLMAAGALKVLAATGRKVPDDVAVIGYDDLGVPERTDPPLTTIRNPIREMAEQATRLLLEQVDGERSASAMRVIFPPSLVRRASA
- a CDS encoding glycoside hydrolase family 1 protein — protein: MIFSPTTTTPATPGPLVFPPDFLWGAATAAYQVEGATAEDGRTPSIWDTFARVPGAVLGGDTGDVACDHYHRVPEDVALMRSLHLGAYRFSTAWPRVRPDGGAPNQAGIDFYARLVDELLDQGVTPWITLYHWDLPQALEEAGGWTHRDTAYRFADYALTLHDALGDRVPYWTTMNEPWCSAFLGYTGGQHAPGRQEGVAGVVAAHHLMLGHGLVVNELRRRETTAQLGITLNLTVADPFDPAEPADLDAARRIDGFWNRVFLDPILRGRYADDLAGDTGGMTFQGKQWQDFVHDGDLALISTPLDVLGVNYYHGDAACGRPVEDGSQLLGSRIEHAPRPVGTPFPGCEDVSFPRRGLPVTGMDWEVQPEGLTRLLLRLRDEYTAPPLVITENGAAYDDEVGPDGAVDDADRLGFIDAHLRATHAAIAQGVDVRGYFAWSLLDNYEWAYGYRQRFGIVHVDYDTQVRTPKASARYYAEAARTGQLPEGTP
- a CDS encoding TIGR03617 family F420-dependent LLM class oxidoreductase, producing MLLDVQLDARPDQAADRARALVAAGVDGLFTFEGPHDVFLPLAAAAGVVETDLMTNVAIAMPRSPMHLAHTAWDLQLMSGGRFRLGLGSQIRPHVEKRYGATWSPPAARMREIVLAVKAILGSWQDGTRLDFRGEHTRHTLMPPTFVPGPNPYGPPPVLLGALGPVMTRTAAEVADGLLVMPFHSARHLAERTLPAIAEGLERSGRTSFDVFPQAILAMGRTEAELAAATTGVRGLLAFYGSTPAYRAVLDVEGWGDLQPELNALSKQGDVVAMMDLVTDEMVATIGVRGTPEECAAELGRRFGAIAERVCCYFPGYDAPLAQVGELAAALRALG
- a CDS encoding M12 family metallo-peptidase; translated protein: MQKTRSRTWRAGAGVLSVAALAAALLPAAVSQAAPAPAAPAAAPDSDLWTPFAARLPETSSGKPRRVDPSKYAAYTLDAAGLDGLLDTAPREESGRAGSLLTVPSPEGDLVEFRIVESPVMEAGLAAAHPEIETYAGVAVDSAASIRLDVTPMGFHASVRSPGQASWYVDPAFNGDDSVYLSYLGSSLPAPEKGLIEPEGMAAEHAQQIAKGAKAGEAAPGDPVLHRTYRLALVTDTSYARYFGTENVLAEKVTLMNRVNQIYNDDFAIRMILIDETDKLNLDTAEKAWGANGPCGPVGCFAPDQFTAGCTGGLLNRNQFALGQLVGPENYDVGHIALGNNGGGVAGLGVVGGNGKARGCTGLPQPEGDYMAIDYVAHEIGHQFGGNHTFNGTQASCGGNKAAPSVEPGSGSSVMAYAGICQQDNIQPHTDPYFSQWSQQEITATITATPVVSEVQTVILSGFDTDGESFTLSYGGQTSAPIVRGAATYTTATIDAALEAILPAGGTVTVAALGGSGTLSDAGFQLTFSGTTNTLAGTDLPAVGVTPSEGVTAIVSETTKGAMRTNGGRTVETIANRTPVASAPATASIPLRTPFQLTGSATDADNDSMIYLWEQSDRGAGTGTSLVSQTKTNGPLFRVFGTFANVTPAGTLLLDSPGLNIADGNPTRTFPDMKQILENNTNAASGVCPAAPAAPASGGASNVPIPIVDCFSEWLPTADYVGSTQAGNSDPVALNFRFTARDMDPQGGGYSFANTKVLVDKTAGPFLVNSKNAAAAAIAGRTEAITWAVAGTNKPTLAENVKISLSTDGGATFPVVLNESTPNDGTEPVTWPNIGTEKARIKVEAVGNVFFDVNNADFQIVAKAVEAPETTITSGPADDSILLSRKTSFGLSSSVDGASFTCTLDGEARKCGTLRGLAAGTHVFTAAATAEGATDATPVTRTFTVPLNDRQLQDRGPWKNKTAGDAYRGTFSTVAKKGARLTTKVSDAERLALVVGTSRKAGRVFVLVNGDRIGAVSLKGKKAGKKVIELPAFDEALSGRVAIVTANGRTVRIEGLAVVTGS